The Catellatospora citrea DNA segment GCCTCCACCGGCATGCGGTCCTCGGCGGCCGAGGACAGCGCTGCGCGCTGGCGCTTGCCCGCGCTGTCGGAGCCCAGGGCCTGCAGCAGTGCGACGATCTGCAGTACGTCCTCCCAGCCGGCGGGCTCTGCGGCGCCGATCCGGCGCAGCCGGGTGAGCAGTTCCGTCTCGTTCGCGATGCGGTCGAGCGTCTGCCGGATGAGGTCGTCGACCAGGCCTGAGGGAGTGAAGTCGGGATCGTCGAGGGCGCGCCCGACCTCACGCAACGACAGCCCGAGTGACCGCAGGCTCTCGATGTGGAAGATCCGCCGGATGTCCTCGCCGGAGTACTCCCGGTAGCCGGTGCCGCTGCGTCCCGTCGGCCGGACCAGGCCGAGCGAGTCGTAGTGGCGGAGCATGCGGGCGCTGACCCCGGACCGCCGGGTCACCTCACCGATCAACACTGCCGATCATCCTTCCTCGCCGGCCCTGCCCAGGGCCGCGACACGTTTCGCCTGCTCGACAGCGAGCTGGAAGCCGGCATCCGGGTCGAGCCACAACTGTTGCGTGGCGAGCGCGTGCCGGCGTACGCCAGGGTCGCGATCCGTGGCCGCGGCGTGCATGATCGGCATGATCACCTCGCCGAGGGCGATCAGCGCGCGGCTGAGGCTCAGCTGCGTCTCGCGCCCGCCGCGCCCGAGTTGTGTCGCCAGGGCTGCTGCCAACTCGGATTGTCCCCCCTCGGGCACCAGCACCACGGCTGCTCGCCAGGCGCTCTGCGCGACCGTGTCGTCGGCGTCGGTCAGCAGCGCCTGGGTGATCGCCGGCCACGCCTGCCGGTCCCCGATCTTGGACAGCGTGTGCAGGGCCTGGCTGCGCGCCTGCGCCAGCGGCGAGCGGAGCTCGTCGACGAGCTTCGGGACCGTGCTCGACGGCGACTGGCGGGTGAGCGCCCAGGTGAGAATCTCGCGTACGGAGAACTCGGGTTCGATGGCGCACCGCTCGATGAGCTTGGCGACGGATCCCAGGTCGGGCGTCGTGCCGACCGCCAGCGCCGCCCGCAGCCTGACCGACGGGTCGCGGTGCTCCAGGCCCCGGAGGGCCTGCGTCATGTTCGTGTGCTGCTCCTGCGTGGTCATCGCCACCTCCTGCGCCACAGTGAAGACCTTGTCACTGTGTCAAGGTCAAGCGACGACCTGGGCGGATCCTGCTCGAAGGTTGCGTCCCTAGGACTCGGTGCACTGTCCGCCGCGCGAGTCCTTATGACCGGGAACGCCCGACTCGACGCCGTCGCACGAGGCCGCACAGCCGAGCGCTGCATCGCCGACGGCGCTTGAACCCCTGATCCACCACGGAACCCGCCAAGGGTCGGCGGGCGGCGCGCACAGCCGCAGCGCGGCGCGCGGGCCGGGGCACCGGACCCGACAAGGCCGCTCAGCCCGGCCGAAGGGTACGGGGCCGCAGCCCGCGCGGGGTCACCGGCGGCGCCGTAGGGCGGCCTACGCCTACTCGTGCAGCGGCCACACCTCGACGACTCCGTGGGCGATCGCGCACGGAGTCGCGGACACGGCTTCGATCGCCTCGTCGATCGAGGCGGCCTCGATGAGCGCGAACCCGGCCACCGGAAGCGCAGCCGACATGAACGGGCCCTTCTCCACGACTACCCCGGCGGCGTCATGATTTCTCACCTGTACGGGCGAGCCGGCGATTCCCGACTCGGCACCGGCCTCCCGCAGCCGAGCGTCATGGGCATGCGCCCGATCGCGCAGCTCAGCGGCGGTGCGGTCGTATCCCGCCTGGTCGCCGTATCCGATGGTCAAGAACTTCGCCATGACCGGGTTCCTTCCGCGGCAGGGGTCACCGAGCCGGGGGCGGCCGGTGAGCGTCACATCTATCGACTCACCGATCAGGCGGGCGCTGAAACCTGCGAAGCATGCCTGCCCGTTCCCACACCCCGCTGAGCTGCGGGAACCCTGGCCGACAGAAGCCGGCTCCGCGCGGGCGGAGCCTCACGTCGAGGCCGGCGCCGCTTTGAGCACATAGATGCACGCCTCGACCGGACCGTGCGGCGTGTGCACCTCGGCGACGACCCGGTCGTACTGCGGACCTTCGAATTCGTCGAGCCGCGGCCAGTGCTCGGGCAGGTCGCCGGACTCGAGGACCTCGACGTCGACGCGCTCGCCGTCGAGGTCGAGGGCCAGCCCGGGGAACCCGAGGGCACTGCCCCAGCCCTCCTGGATGAGCCGGCCGTGCACGTGGCCGGGGAACCAGCGACCGGCAAGATCGCTCAGCTGGTGATGGTTCGGCTTTCCCTGCGCAAGACTTCCGTAGGTCGCCAGGCGGCGAGCCGGACCGAGATCATCACTCACCGCACAAGGTTAACGCCGCCGCTCCCCCAGGCGCCGGACGAGGCCCGCACCCCGGCCACGGACCCCCGCTTCGAGGCCCGGCCGCGCCGGTGACCTGCGATCTGCCGGATGCGAGTGCATGAAAACGGCACGTCATGGGTACGTGTGCGGTTGCCCGACCGAGGAGGCCGCGATGAGCCAGACACCCGAGGAGCCGGAGATCGTCCGTGAGGACGACGAGGCCGAGATTCGCGAGCAGCGGGGACGCACCCCGCACCCCATCGAACCCGCGGAAGGGCCCGACGATCCGGAGTACACCGGCGGCTGAGCACGCCGGCGCCCCTGCGCACGGCATGCGACGCCACCGAGGCGGTCTGACCGGCCGGGATGAAGCGAACGTCGTCGATCATAAGCCCGGGTTGTCCGGTTTCCGACGAGCCCACGGTGGCGTACACACGAAACTGCAGGTCGCCGGGCGGGCGTAACAGCGCGCCGCGAGTCGACAGACGCGACTGCGACATACGGATCGTCTCCTTTGTCGACCGTCTGTGACAGAGAGTCGCGATGACGTCGCATCCTGCCGTGCCAACGGGTCCAGCGGGCCGGGGTCCACGAGATCGACGCATCTCGAAAGTGAAAGGATTTGGGCGCAAGTCCGGCGCACGCCGGACCACGACCCCGAAGGAGTGGCCATGGCGGTTTCCGCTGACCTCGCCAAGCTGCTGGACAAGGACTACCAGGACAAGAGCCTTCAGGAGATCGCCAACGCGCCGGTCGCCGCGCTCGCCGGCGTGAGCGAGCGTGCCGCCGAGCACCTCAAGGACGCCCTGGGCATCAAGACGATCGGCGAGCTGGGCCGCAGCCCGTACTTCCGCGCCGCGCGGGCGATCGCCGACCTGGCCGACGCCAAGTAGTTCGATTCGCGGGCCGGCTGCGTAAAGCAGCCGGCCCGCCGCGCCTTCGCGAACGGGCGAGGTCAGGCGTCGCAGGC contains these protein-coding regions:
- a CDS encoding HEAT repeat domain-containing protein, producing MTTQEQHTNMTQALRGLEHRDPSVRLRAALAVGTTPDLGSVAKLIERCAIEPEFSVREILTWALTRQSPSSTVPKLVDELRSPLAQARSQALHTLSKIGDRQAWPAITQALLTDADDTVAQSAWRAAVVLVPEGGQSELAAALATQLGRGGRETQLSLSRALIALGEVIMPIMHAAATDRDPGVRRHALATQQLWLDPDAGFQLAVEQAKRVAALGRAGEEG
- a CDS encoding YciI family protein, whose product is MAKFLTIGYGDQAGYDRTAAELRDRAHAHDARLREAGAESGIAGSPVQVRNHDAAGVVVEKGPFMSAALPVAGFALIEAASIDEAIEAVSATPCAIAHGVVEVWPLHE
- a CDS encoding gamma-glutamylcyclotransferase family protein, translated to MSDDLGPARRLATYGSLAQGKPNHHQLSDLAGRWFPGHVHGRLIQEGWGSALGFPGLALDLDGERVDVEVLESGDLPEHWPRLDEFEGPQYDRVVAEVHTPHGPVEACIYVLKAAPAST